The following proteins come from a genomic window of Winogradskyella sp. PC-19:
- a CDS encoding SLC13 family permease has translation MTTLLIILTITIALFVWGKFTPDIVALVSMLSLFLFGILDLNETLSGFSNPTVIMIASLFIIGEGLSQTGWTALAGQRFVKWAEKSIPKLLVLVTFGSGILSGFVSNTGTVATLLPVTVSSAFKMGTVPSKLLMPVAFGSNTGGLLTLTGTPPNIIASNALIENGFEAFSFFEFTLIGFPLLIISILYFRFLGYKLLPKNTSENQPINIDSEMHEWIENYSIGENIYRLRVRSMSPLLNTAIGDWDFDNKYNVSIIRLRRRFPNIVKGVKPYVEFPTPDTILQYHDIITVKGKTEDVDKLILKFKLNVIPFKNSNEDLKEEFINQEVGLAEMIITPNSMFLGHNIPMGLYLKQAGIQLVAASRNNKPLKDKNIAVKAGDAFIIRGTWQRIEHLKSVYKNLVISGSPESMAKDVNKLTYKSYIALAMLLLMIALLVFKVVPGAIAAMISAGVILLTGCVPISKAYKGISWISVVMIAAMIPMGLALQKTGVAELAANSLVTSLGNIHPTILLGGIFLLTTGFSQAINNSATAVLMAPIAILAATTLNISPEPFMIVVAIAASTAFLTPVGTTTNAMVMSAGDYKFMDYVKVGSPLLLLFFAMAMVLVPLIWPY, from the coding sequence ATGACCACACTTCTCATTATTTTAACCATAACTATCGCTTTATTCGTTTGGGGAAAATTCACGCCAGATATTGTTGCTTTAGTCTCAATGCTTAGTTTGTTTTTATTTGGCATATTGGATTTAAACGAAACGCTAAGTGGTTTTAGTAATCCGACAGTTATAATGATTGCCTCTCTCTTTATTATTGGAGAAGGATTATCTCAAACAGGTTGGACAGCTTTGGCTGGTCAAAGATTTGTAAAGTGGGCAGAAAAAAGTATCCCTAAGTTACTGGTTTTAGTCACTTTTGGTTCAGGAATTTTATCAGGTTTTGTAAGTAATACAGGTACTGTTGCAACATTATTACCTGTTACAGTTTCTTCAGCTTTTAAAATGGGTACAGTACCTTCAAAATTATTAATGCCAGTTGCCTTTGGATCAAATACTGGAGGCCTATTGACGTTAACAGGCACACCACCAAATATTATTGCAAGTAATGCATTAATCGAAAACGGTTTTGAAGCTTTTTCATTTTTTGAATTCACTCTTATTGGATTTCCACTACTTATAATTTCAATCTTATATTTCAGGTTTTTAGGTTATAAATTATTGCCAAAAAACACATCCGAAAACCAGCCTATTAATATTGATTCAGAAATGCATGAGTGGATAGAGAACTATAGTATAGGCGAAAACATTTACCGTCTTCGTGTGAGGTCTATGTCGCCATTACTCAACACCGCTATCGGCGATTGGGATTTTGATAATAAGTATAATGTATCAATAATTAGACTACGAAGACGATTTCCAAATATTGTAAAAGGCGTGAAGCCTTACGTCGAGTTCCCTACGCCAGATACCATATTGCAATATCACGATATAATTACTGTAAAAGGAAAAACAGAAGATGTAGATAAATTAATTCTAAAATTTAAGCTGAATGTTATTCCTTTCAAAAACAGCAACGAGGATTTAAAGGAAGAATTTATAAATCAAGAAGTTGGTTTGGCAGAGATGATTATTACACCTAACTCCATGTTTCTAGGACATAATATACCAATGGGGTTGTATTTAAAACAAGCAGGTATTCAACTTGTTGCTGCTTCAAGAAATAATAAACCACTAAAGGATAAAAATATTGCGGTAAAAGCAGGTGATGCTTTTATCATTAGAGGTACTTGGCAGCGTATTGAGCATTTAAAAAGTGTGTATAAAAATCTAGTGATTTCTGGAAGTCCAGAAAGTATGGCAAAGGACGTTAATAAGTTGACTTATAAATCGTATATAGCCTTGGCAATGTTGTTGTTAATGATAGCTCTTTTAGTTTTTAAAGTTGTGCCAGGAGCCATAGCTGCTATGATTTCTGCAGGTGTCATTTTATTAACAGGTTGTGTGCCAATTTCTAAGGCTTATAAAGGTATTAGTTGGATAAGTGTTGTAATGATTGCAGCTATGATTCCAATGGGATTAGCACTTCAAAAAACAGGTGTTGCAGAGCTTGCGGCAAATAGCCTGGTTACAAGTTTAGGAAATATACATCCAACGATTTTACTTGGTGGAATTTTTTTATTGACTACTGGATTTAGTCAGGCGATTAACAATTCTGCTACGGCTGTTTTGATGGCACCCATAGCTATTTTAGCAGCTACTACATTAAATATTTCGCCAGAACCATTTATGATTGTTGTTGCAATTGCAGCATCAACAGCTTTTTTAACACCAGTTGGAACGACTACAAATGCAATGGTCATGTCTGCTGGTGATTATAAGTTTATGGATTATGTAAAAGTTGGGTCACCATTACTGTTGTTGTTTTTTGCAATGGCTATGGTGTTAGTGCCTTTAATTTGGCCTTATTAA
- a CDS encoding ion channel, whose amino-acid sequence MLDKFYSYRFELFLFTQLIILFGSLFIPIDLFENWIMPLFLLINIASGIILLSKKRLVSKLLVIFLAISTTFVVFTFFDSTLNENYNYIKLASYFIFYGFVTIEIVKQVWNAKDVGKNVILGLISGYISLGLLSFFLCLTIEIIYPNSFSGITTHAINIGPSEMSDSLMYYSYITLMTIGYGDILPITPIAQKAAIFIGLIGQFYLVVLTAIVVGKYINQSSKN is encoded by the coding sequence ATGCTAGATAAGTTTTACTCATATCGATTTGAATTATTTTTATTTACTCAATTAATAATACTTTTCGGATCTTTATTTATTCCTATTGATTTATTTGAAAATTGGATAATGCCTCTTTTCTTACTAATTAATATCGCTTCTGGAATTATTTTACTTTCTAAAAAAAGATTGGTCTCTAAATTGTTGGTTATTTTTCTGGCTATTTCAACAACTTTTGTAGTGTTTACATTCTTTGATTCAACTTTGAATGAAAATTACAACTACATTAAACTTGCGTCATACTTCATTTTTTATGGATTCGTAACTATTGAAATTGTTAAACAAGTTTGGAATGCTAAAGATGTTGGTAAAAATGTCATTCTAGGCCTTATAAGCGGTTATATTTCCTTGGGTTTATTATCATTTTTTTTGTGCCTGACTATCGAAATTATTTACCCAAATTCATTTTCAGGAATTACAACACACGCTATAAATATAGGGCCTTCAGAAATGTCAGATAGTCTTATGTATTATAGTTACATTACATTAATGACTATTGGATATGGAGATATTCTTCCTATTACACCAATTGCTCAAAAAGCTGCGATATTTATTGGCTTAATTGGCCAATTTTATCTTGTTGTTTTAACTGCTATAGTTGTCGGAAAATATATTAATCAATCTTCTAAAAATTAA
- a CDS encoding efflux RND transporter permease subunit: protein MNLTAFSINRNRITFTVLTTILILGMVFYQSLSRDSMPPYTVRVATVVSSFPGSSPERVEQLVTDKVEKIVQELPELKEVSSTSRSGLSVVTVELKDQVKPEDLQAVWDRLRRKLTQIQGLPSGVNPNLNDDGIGEVFGIAVGLVIDGFSYAEAKDYVDDIKDDFIKLDLAAKVEVGGVQDERVFIEFDNARLKEYGLTASKLQSIISSTNILSSGGQINLGDERIILEPSGNFNSVKDIEQTLIPVGDGSQLVYLGDITTIKQDYIDPPSQLVTVNGQKAISMHINLKEDANIIQLGADLDVVIKEWENNLPVGLELKRLSSLDTYIDNKISDFIINLIQSISIVLIVMLVFLGFRTGGIIASLIPMVTIMTLMLMGVIDMGLNQVTLAALIMALGMMVDNAIVVAETILVKMENGIDAKKAAIDACSELFTPLLISTLTTSAAFLAFYMAESTMGDIVGPIFVVISLALLSSWILALTVITLLCYLFLKVIPKSEKKVSFIDKIINKLKLYYKDLILIALSYKRLVLFGIIAAFFLSLLGFGKIAFVFFPDSDRNMITVDINLPQGTRIEATEQVVKDIENFMKTNLLVNDSKPNGVIDWSAYVGKGPESYDLGYSTDEPDASYAHILINTSDFIYNNDLVEKLDKHCFNNFPNADIKVGLLGSGGGGIPIEIKISGDNPDILAELSEQTKQKLKTVSGTKNIKDDWGPKTKKFVVNIDQNKAQLAGITSADIATSLQTVLDGFQTGEYREDNKSIPILMRSNESQQQTLASIETLNIFAQNSGKSVPLLQVASIDPQWQYAKIKRLDIDRTINVSSELNATGNASSIMKIMTPYMEKTSANWPEGYTYKFGGDAENTAENMGAVISYLPLSGFIILLLLIIMFNSIRKTIMVAATIPLGIIGVVIGLLIFQEPFGFMPFLGVISLAGIVINNAIVLIDRIQIEESEIKRPIQDAIIAACLQRFRPILLATFTTVLGLIPLYLSGGEMWEGMAVSIMIGLLFGTVITLLFIPSFYSILFKVNYKDYEFNESILDD, encoded by the coding sequence ATGAACTTAACAGCCTTTTCCATTAATAGAAACCGTATTACCTTTACGGTTCTTACCACCATATTAATCTTAGGTATGGTTTTCTATCAATCTTTATCAAGAGATAGTATGCCTCCTTACACTGTTAGAGTAGCAACTGTAGTATCTTCATTTCCTGGCTCAAGTCCTGAGCGTGTAGAACAATTGGTAACTGATAAAGTTGAAAAAATAGTTCAAGAACTGCCAGAATTAAAAGAAGTCAGTAGTACATCTAGGTCTGGTCTATCTGTTGTTACTGTTGAATTAAAAGATCAAGTTAAACCAGAAGATCTTCAAGCTGTTTGGGACAGGTTAAGAAGAAAGTTAACTCAGATTCAAGGTTTACCATCAGGTGTTAATCCAAACTTAAATGATGATGGTATTGGTGAAGTTTTTGGAATTGCTGTCGGATTAGTAATAGACGGTTTTTCTTATGCAGAAGCTAAGGACTATGTTGACGATATTAAAGATGATTTTATAAAATTAGATTTAGCGGCAAAAGTAGAGGTTGGAGGTGTACAAGATGAACGTGTTTTTATTGAATTTGACAATGCTAGATTAAAAGAATATGGGTTAACTGCTTCTAAATTGCAAAGCATTATAAGTTCTACAAATATATTAAGTTCTGGAGGGCAAATTAATCTCGGTGATGAACGTATTATTTTAGAACCATCGGGAAATTTCAACTCTGTAAAAGATATTGAGCAAACTTTAATTCCTGTTGGTGATGGCTCTCAATTAGTATATCTAGGTGACATCACAACAATTAAACAAGATTATATAGATCCGCCAAGCCAATTAGTTACTGTTAATGGACAGAAGGCTATTTCAATGCATATTAATCTTAAAGAGGATGCCAATATTATACAATTAGGTGCAGACTTAGATGTCGTTATTAAAGAATGGGAAAATAATCTACCTGTAGGATTAGAGTTAAAGCGTCTGTCTTCTTTAGACACTTATATAGACAATAAGATTAGTGATTTTATTATCAATTTAATTCAATCTATAAGTATCGTGCTTATTGTAATGCTTGTATTCTTAGGATTTAGAACTGGTGGTATTATTGCAAGTTTAATACCTATGGTAACCATAATGACGCTAATGCTAATGGGTGTTATTGATATGGGATTAAATCAAGTGACTCTGGCTGCATTAATTATGGCTTTGGGTATGATGGTAGATAATGCAATAGTTGTTGCCGAAACGATTTTGGTAAAGATGGAAAATGGGATTGATGCTAAGAAAGCGGCTATTGATGCTTGTAGTGAATTGTTTACACCTTTACTAATTTCTACGCTTACGACTTCAGCAGCATTCCTAGCATTTTACATGGCAGAATCTACTATGGGTGATATTGTAGGGCCAATATTTGTCGTAATTTCTTTAGCACTACTTTCATCTTGGATTTTGGCTTTAACAGTAATTACACTATTATGTTATCTCTTCCTTAAAGTAATTCCAAAGTCAGAAAAGAAAGTAAGCTTTATTGATAAAATCATTAACAAACTAAAACTTTACTATAAAGACTTAATATTAATAGCATTATCATACAAAAGGTTGGTTCTCTTCGGAATTATTGCTGCTTTCTTTTTATCACTTTTAGGCTTCGGGAAAATTGCATTTGTATTTTTTCCAGATAGTGATAGAAATATGATTACTGTAGATATTAATTTACCTCAAGGAACAAGAATCGAAGCTACAGAGCAAGTTGTAAAAGATATTGAAAACTTCATGAAAACCAACCTATTAGTCAATGACAGTAAGCCTAATGGAGTTATAGATTGGTCAGCCTACGTTGGTAAGGGTCCAGAATCTTATGATTTAGGGTATTCTACAGATGAACCAGACGCGAGTTATGCCCACATATTAATAAACACCTCTGATTTTATTTACAACAATGATCTAGTTGAAAAATTGGACAAGCACTGTTTCAACAATTTTCCTAATGCAGATATTAAAGTAGGTCTATTAGGATCTGGAGGCGGTGGCATTCCTATTGAAATTAAGATCTCTGGTGATAATCCAGATATACTTGCTGAACTATCAGAACAAACCAAACAAAAATTAAAAACAGTTTCAGGAACCAAAAATATTAAAGACGATTGGGGACCAAAAACGAAAAAATTTGTAGTTAATATTGACCAAAACAAAGCCCAGTTGGCTGGTATTACAAGTGCTGATATAGCGACATCATTACAAACGGTTTTAGATGGCTTTCAAACTGGAGAATATCGCGAAGACAATAAATCAATTCCCATTTTAATGAGAAGTAATGAAAGCCAACAACAGACATTAGCCTCCATTGAGACGTTAAATATTTTTGCCCAGAACTCCGGTAAAAGTGTGCCTTTATTACAAGTTGCATCTATTGATCCACAATGGCAATATGCTAAGATTAAGCGTTTAGATATTGATAGAACAATAAATGTAAGTAGTGAGTTAAATGCAACTGGAAATGCTTCTTCGATAATGAAAATAATGACACCATACATGGAGAAAACCTCTGCAAATTGGCCAGAAGGTTATACTTATAAATTTGGTGGTGATGCTGAAAATACTGCAGAAAATATGGGAGCTGTAATTAGTTATTTACCTTTATCTGGCTTTATAATTCTTCTTCTTTTAATTATTATGTTCAATTCGATTAGAAAAACGATTATGGTAGCTGCAACTATCCCATTAGGTATCATTGGAGTTGTAATTGGTTTACTAATTTTTCAGGAACCATTTGGATTTATGCCATTTTTAGGTGTAATATCTTTGGCAGGAATTGTAATTAATAATGCAATTGTACTGATAGATAGAATTCAAATTGAGGAAAGTGAAATTAAACGTCCAATACAGGATGCAATTATAGCTGCTTGCTTACAACGATTTAGACCAATTTTGTTGGCAACATTTACAACCGTTTTAGGGTTAATCCCATTGTATTTAAGTGGTGGTGAAATGTGGGAAGGTATGGCAGTAAGTATTATGATTGGGCTATTATTTGGTACTGTAATCACCTTATTATTTATACCTTCATTCTATAGTATATTATTTAAAGTAAATTATAAAGATTATGAGTTTAATGAATCTATACTTGATGATTAA
- a CDS encoding acetyl-CoA hydrolase/transferase family protein produces the protein MSNLKIVDLQTAVSVVKSGNRVFFQGAAMTPNLLIDALCERYEELSDIDIIQIHTDGEAKYLEAPYSKAFSLSTCFVGGNVRKGVNTNNGDYIPVFLSEINLLFRRNILPIDVAFIQVSPPDKHGYCSLGVSVDVTLPAIETAKTVVAMVNPKVPRTHGDGIIHISHINYAVEVDSPIHQSIVSAPSDIEVQIGKHVAALVEDGATLQMGIGNIPNAVLNNLTNHKRLGIHTEMFSDGVLPLIEKGIITGEDKKVKPGKILTTFAVGSQKLYDFVDDNPAVDFKEASYTNDTSIIKLNPKVTAINSAIEIDFTGQVCADTIGAYQYSGVGGQMDFIRGASLSKGGKAIIAMPSITKRGDTKIVPFLKTGAGVTTTRAHVHYIATEYGVVNLFGKSLKQRAKALIEIAHPDHQEHLLKEMYNRFNGFHDYLSFKL, from the coding sequence ATGAGTAACTTAAAGATAGTCGATTTACAAACAGCAGTATCAGTTGTTAAATCTGGAAACAGAGTATTCTTTCAAGGTGCAGCAATGACACCAAATCTTTTAATTGACGCCTTATGTGAGCGCTATGAAGAGTTAAGTGACATAGATATCATTCAAATTCATACAGACGGAGAAGCAAAGTATTTAGAAGCACCTTACAGCAAAGCTTTTAGTTTATCTACTTGTTTTGTTGGTGGAAATGTTAGAAAAGGTGTTAATACCAATAATGGCGATTATATTCCGGTTTTCTTAAGTGAAATTAATTTGTTATTCAGACGTAATATATTACCAATAGACGTAGCTTTTATTCAAGTTTCACCACCAGATAAGCACGGTTATTGTTCTTTAGGTGTATCAGTAGACGTGACTTTGCCAGCAATTGAAACAGCAAAAACTGTTGTTGCTATGGTTAACCCAAAAGTACCAAGAACTCATGGTGATGGTATTATTCATATCAGTCATATTAATTATGCTGTTGAGGTAGACTCACCAATACATCAATCTATAGTTTCTGCACCTTCAGATATAGAAGTGCAAATAGGAAAACACGTGGCTGCTTTGGTCGAAGATGGTGCAACTTTACAAATGGGAATTGGTAATATTCCTAATGCGGTATTAAATAATTTGACCAATCATAAGCGCTTAGGGATACACACCGAGATGTTTTCTGATGGGGTATTACCTTTAATAGAAAAAGGCATTATTACAGGTGAAGACAAAAAAGTAAAGCCAGGAAAAATCTTAACTACTTTTGCTGTAGGTTCTCAAAAACTCTACGATTTTGTTGATGATAATCCAGCTGTAGATTTTAAAGAGGCATCTTATACCAATGATACATCAATAATAAAATTGAACCCTAAAGTCACGGCAATTAATAGTGCTATTGAAATCGATTTTACAGGTCAAGTTTGTGCAGATACTATCGGAGCTTACCAATATTCTGGTGTCGGTGGTCAAATGGATTTTATTAGAGGTGCATCTTTATCTAAAGGTGGTAAGGCTATCATTGCAATGCCGTCAATAACAAAACGTGGCGATACTAAAATTGTACCATTTCTAAAAACAGGAGCAGGTGTGACTACTACAAGAGCACACGTACACTATATAGCTACAGAATATGGTGTGGTAAATCTTTTTGGGAAAAGCTTGAAACAACGTGCAAAGGCATTAATTGAGATTGCACATCCTGACCATCAAGAACATTTACTAAAAGAAATGTATAATCGATTTAATGGTTTTCATGATTATTTATCTTTTAAATTATAG
- a CDS encoding efflux RND transporter periplasmic adaptor subunit — MIKLSNQIFKISCSLAVLFMMSCGEKEVKEEVILRPVKYSEVTYLGGEKARQFSGTAKTEKIVNLSFRSSGIITKLDMNLGQKVKKGTLLGTLDNVAARLNYESAIESKNSTESQMNTAKLALNRMRTLYEKGSSSLSDYEAAKNSYRTALASFESSKRSVAIQQDQIRFGYLYAPEDGVIASVTSEVDENVSPGQVVGVLNAGTAIEISLGLPESVINAVKKDMEVKVSFTAIEGETFNAVITEVAPALNANTSTYPITVMVTDSNERIKSGMAANVLFEFVYEDMAKNIIVVPANAVGEDGNGRFVFLVEGEQNKATVKKQSITIGNLTSEGFEVKTGLKAGQKIATAGLQTLLDGQDVKLN; from the coding sequence ATGATAAAACTATCAAATCAAATTTTTAAAATCAGCTGTTCACTCGCAGTACTTTTTATGATGAGTTGTGGTGAAAAAGAAGTTAAAGAAGAAGTGATTTTAAGACCTGTTAAATATAGTGAAGTTACTTATTTAGGTGGTGAAAAAGCAAGACAATTTAGCGGAACTGCAAAAACAGAGAAAATTGTAAATCTCAGTTTTAGAAGTAGTGGAATTATAACAAAGCTAGATATGAATTTAGGGCAAAAAGTAAAAAAAGGTACTCTTCTGGGAACTTTAGATAATGTAGCTGCAAGGCTAAATTATGAATCAGCTATAGAATCAAAAAATAGCACTGAGTCTCAAATGAATACTGCTAAACTTGCGTTAAACCGTATGAGAACATTGTATGAAAAGGGTAGTTCCTCATTAAGTGATTATGAAGCAGCAAAGAATTCTTACAGAACTGCCTTAGCAAGTTTTGAATCTTCTAAACGGAGTGTTGCTATTCAACAAGATCAAATACGATTTGGGTATCTATATGCGCCAGAGGATGGTGTTATAGCTTCTGTTACTTCAGAAGTTGATGAAAACGTTTCTCCTGGGCAAGTAGTTGGCGTACTAAATGCTGGTACAGCAATAGAAATTAGTTTAGGTCTGCCAGAGTCAGTTATTAATGCTGTAAAAAAAGATATGGAAGTTAAAGTATCATTTACAGCAATAGAAGGGGAAACATTTAATGCCGTTATTACTGAAGTAGCACCAGCCTTAAATGCCAATACTTCTACATATCCAATCACCGTAATGGTAACTGATAGTAATGAACGTATCAAAAGTGGTATGGCAGCTAATGTCCTATTTGAATTTGTATATGAAGACATGGCAAAAAATATTATCGTTGTACCTGCAAATGCGGTTGGCGAAGATGGTAATGGAAGATTTGTTTTCTTAGTTGAAGGTGAGCAAAATAAGGCAACTGTAAAAAAACAATCAATTACTATAGGAAATCTAACATCAGAAGGATTTGAAGTTAAAACGGGATTAAAAGCCGGTCAAAAGATAGCTACAGCTGGTTTACAAACTTTACTAGATGGACAAGACGTAAAACTAAACTAA